In Rhabdothermincola sediminis, the following are encoded in one genomic region:
- a CDS encoding DEAD/DEAH box helicase, producing MAFALAADSGPHVASSQALEAFLAVIGSDPRLVHVERQPARPARLGSLPDPLPREIWERLGVDALWSHQAQAIALIRAGRSVAIATGTASGKSLCFQAPIAEAVSDRSRPGTALLLYPTKALAQDQLRALTRLAVPPMVAGAYDGDTSPQARSWVRAHANVVLTNPEMLHVGVLPHHARWATFLMRLRYVVVDELHTMRGIFGTHVAHLLRRLRRLCAHYGSDPTFVFTSATIGTPERLATELCGKHVTAVTDDGSPRGERIFVLWDPAGGIARPGPGDRHGPPPSANRETARLTAQLVSSGVRTIAFCRSRKATEIVAADIRRHLPADLAHTVRPYRGGYLAAERREIEALLSQGELRGVVATSALELGIDIGGLDACVLDGFPGTIASMWQQAGRAGRGASTAVTVLVAGEDQLDRWIMSHPEDVFTRPPEPAVINRSNPYVFLPHLACSAYELPLRPTDERWWPDQLDDGVRQLVLDDRLKLRPRRGPGPAEPAAYWAGTGWPAHGVGLRNGGTGELCIARPDGTVVGTVETARAVHLVHPGAIYLHQGAAYQVHSLDLEDRVAIVEPAECGEYTQPRTETELAVLAADDGRRIGRSGLGLGMVRVRSRVVGYKRFDAFTGELLGQEDLDLPPTQLITRAFWYVVGLDVLDDAAIPPARMPGTLHAVEHAAIGVMPLFAICDRWDVGGVSTPLLPETGAPTIVIYDGHPGGAGIAELGFRAADRHLAATLEIIESCRCTDGCPSCVQSPKCGNGNEPLDKAGAVALLRAVLG from the coding sequence GTGGCCTTCGCCCTGGCGGCCGACAGCGGGCCGCACGTTGCCTCCTCACAGGCCCTGGAAGCGTTCCTCGCGGTCATCGGTTCCGACCCGCGCCTGGTGCACGTCGAACGGCAGCCGGCCCGCCCGGCTCGCCTGGGCTCGCTCCCCGATCCGCTGCCTCGGGAGATCTGGGAGCGGCTCGGCGTGGATGCCCTCTGGAGCCATCAGGCACAGGCGATCGCGCTGATCCGCGCCGGCAGGTCGGTGGCCATCGCCACGGGAACCGCCTCCGGCAAGTCCTTGTGCTTCCAGGCGCCCATCGCCGAGGCGGTCAGCGATCGCAGCAGACCGGGAACCGCCCTGCTGCTGTACCCCACCAAGGCGCTGGCGCAGGACCAACTCCGGGCCCTCACCCGGCTCGCTGTCCCACCGATGGTGGCGGGAGCCTACGACGGCGACACCTCTCCGCAGGCCCGCTCCTGGGTCCGCGCCCACGCCAACGTGGTGCTGACGAACCCCGAGATGCTCCACGTCGGTGTCCTCCCGCACCATGCCCGGTGGGCGACGTTCCTGATGCGGCTCCGCTACGTCGTGGTCGACGAGTTGCACACCATGCGGGGCATCTTCGGGACGCACGTCGCCCACCTGCTCCGCCGACTCCGCCGGCTGTGCGCCCACTACGGCTCCGATCCGACCTTCGTGTTCACGTCGGCGACGATCGGCACACCCGAGCGACTGGCGACCGAGCTGTGCGGCAAACACGTCACCGCGGTGACCGACGACGGCTCGCCCCGCGGCGAGCGGATCTTCGTACTGTGGGACCCTGCCGGCGGGATCGCGAGACCGGGACCGGGGGACCGACACGGTCCCCCGCCATCCGCCAACCGGGAGACCGCCCGGCTCACCGCGCAGCTCGTGTCGTCGGGGGTGCGCACCATCGCCTTCTGCCGGAGTCGCAAAGCCACCGAGATCGTGGCCGCCGACATCCGTCGCCACCTGCCAGCAGATCTCGCCCACACCGTGCGGCCGTACCGGGGTGGCTACCTGGCCGCAGAGCGCCGAGAGATCGAGGCCCTCCTGTCCCAGGGCGAGCTGCGCGGCGTGGTGGCAACCAGCGCGCTGGAACTGGGCATCGACATCGGTGGCCTCGATGCCTGCGTGCTCGACGGGTTCCCCGGCACCATCGCCTCGATGTGGCAGCAGGCCGGCCGCGCCGGTCGGGGTGCGTCGACGGCCGTCACCGTGCTGGTGGCAGGGGAGGATCAGCTCGACCGATGGATCATGTCGCACCCGGAAGACGTCTTCACCCGACCGCCGGAGCCCGCGGTCATCAACCGCTCGAACCCCTACGTCTTCCTCCCCCATCTCGCCTGCTCGGCCTACGAGCTCCCGCTCCGCCCGACGGACGAACGGTGGTGGCCCGATCAGCTCGACGACGGTGTTCGGCAGCTGGTCCTCGACGACCGGTTGAAGCTCCGTCCTCGACGAGGCCCGGGACCGGCGGAGCCGGCGGCGTACTGGGCCGGCACCGGGTGGCCCGCCCACGGGGTGGGGCTACGCAACGGTGGAACCGGCGAGCTGTGCATCGCGCGCCCCGATGGCACGGTCGTGGGAACGGTCGAGACGGCACGCGCCGTGCACCTCGTACACCCCGGCGCCATCTACCTCCACCAGGGGGCGGCCTACCAGGTCCACAGCCTCGACCTCGAGGATCGGGTCGCGATCGTGGAGCCCGCAGAGTGCGGCGAGTACACCCAGCCGCGCACCGAGACCGAGCTGGCTGTGCTGGCCGCCGACGACGGCCGACGGATCGGTCGCAGCGGTTTGGGATTGGGGATGGTGCGCGTCCGCTCGAGGGTCGTGGGCTACAAGCGCTTCGACGCGTTCACGGGGGAGCTTTTAGGTCAAGAGGATCTCGACCTTCCACCGACGCAGCTGATCACCAGGGCCTTCTGGTACGTGGTCGGCCTCGACGTGCTCGATGATGCGGCGATCCCGCCTGCCCGGATGCCAGGGACGTTGCACGCCGTGGAGCACGCGGCGATCGGCGTCATGCCGTTGTTCGCCATCTGCGACCGCTGGGACGTCGGAGGCGTCTCCACCCCGCTGCTCCCCGAGACCGGTGCGCCGACCATCGTTATCTACGACGGTCACCCCGGCGGCGCCGGCATCGCCGAGCTGGGGTTCCGGGCGGCCGACCGGCACCTCGCGGCGACGCTCGAGATCATCGAGTCCTGCCGCTGCACCGACGGCTGCCCCTCGTGCGTGCAGTCGCCGAAGTGTGGCAACGGCAACGAGCCACTCGACAAGGCGGGGGCGGTCGCGCTATTGCGAGCCGTGCTGGGTTGA
- a CDS encoding acyl-CoA dehydrogenase family protein, with amino-acid sequence MDFELSPTAQDLRERLLAFMEERVYPAEAVYREQMAAAGDPHHHPAIIEELKAEARSRGLWNLFLPHKTEWTDGLSNTDYAPLAEITGRSPLAPEALNCSAPDTGNMEILTMFGTPEQKERWLQPLLEGEIRSCFAMTEPEVASSDATNIRCEIRREGDEYVINGHKWWISGAASHRCKVAILMGKTDPEAPIHLQQSMVLVPLDTPGVTIMRNLPVFGYEDREGHCEILFEDVRVPVSNLLGEEGGGFAIAQARLGPGRIHHCMRALGAAERALELMCRRVRDRVAFGKTLAEQGVIQQWIADSRIEIDQARLLTLYAAWLMDTVGNRGARTEISAIKVVAPNVALRVVDRAIQAHGGAGVSNDVPLAAMYAGLRTLRLADGPDEVHRMVIARRELRKYEAGTAPASATTSGDLGVAR; translated from the coding sequence ATGGACTTCGAGCTGAGCCCCACCGCCCAGGACCTGCGCGAGCGGCTGCTCGCCTTCATGGAAGAGCGGGTCTACCCGGCGGAAGCTGTCTACCGCGAGCAGATGGCCGCAGCCGGCGATCCCCACCACCACCCGGCGATCATCGAGGAGCTGAAAGCCGAGGCTCGCTCCCGGGGGCTGTGGAACTTGTTCCTACCCCACAAGACCGAGTGGACCGACGGCCTGTCCAACACCGACTACGCACCGCTCGCCGAGATCACGGGCCGCAGCCCCCTCGCACCCGAAGCACTCAACTGCTCCGCGCCGGACACGGGCAACATGGAGATCCTCACCATGTTCGGCACGCCGGAGCAAAAGGAGCGCTGGCTCCAACCCCTCCTCGAAGGTGAGATCCGCTCCTGCTTCGCCATGACCGAGCCCGAAGTCGCCTCCAGCGATGCCACCAACATCCGGTGCGAGATCCGTCGCGAAGGCGACGAGTACGTCATCAACGGGCACAAGTGGTGGATCTCCGGCGCCGCCAGCCACCGCTGCAAGGTCGCCATCCTCATGGGCAAGACCGACCCCGAAGCCCCGATCCACCTTCAGCAGAGCATGGTGCTCGTACCACTCGATACGCCCGGGGTCACGATTATGCGCAACCTGCCCGTCTTCGGCTACGAGGACCGCGAAGGGCATTGTGAGATCCTCTTCGAGGACGTGCGGGTTCCCGTCTCGAACCTGCTCGGCGAAGAAGGCGGGGGGTTCGCGATCGCCCAGGCCCGCTTGGGACCCGGCCGCATCCACCACTGCATGCGGGCCCTCGGTGCGGCCGAGCGGGCGTTGGAGCTGATGTGTCGTCGGGTGCGCGATCGGGTGGCGTTCGGGAAGACACTCGCCGAGCAAGGCGTGATCCAACAGTGGATCGCGGACAGCCGTATCGAGATCGACCAAGCCCGGCTGTTGACCCTCTACGCCGCATGGTTGATGGACACGGTCGGCAACCGGGGAGCACGTACCGAGATCTCGGCCATCAAGGTCGTCGCTCCGAACGTGGCGCTGCGAGTGGTCGATCGGGCGATCCAGGCGCACGGTGGAGCGGGGGTCTCGAACGACGTGCCGCTGGCCGCCATGTACGCAGGCCTACGCACGCTGCGCCTCGCGGACGGCCCCGACGAGGTCCACCGCATGGTCATCGCCCGCCGCGAGCTACGCAAGTACGAAGCGGGCACGGCGCCGGCGTCAGCCACGACCTCCGGGGACCTCGGCGTGGCTCGGTAA
- a CDS encoding type II secretion system F family protein has protein sequence MSAAAVALLVGCIVALVLRGVVPARRPARVRELRPRWARRERRAVASAAGWWASATTSLGATLRRLAGRRDDEVAARRLGAAVLAGGVAAFVHPLAGLIAGSAAWAVPLLRARYEQRRREREVVDGLPDVVDLFRLAAGAGLTVGHAVSAVSDRVDGLYRTALAEVVRLMRLGVPLADALDVLRMLGDPVLPLHLALVSSVRDGSRLAEPLRGVAAEARDIRRRAAQERARRLPVQLLFPLVLCILPAFGLLTVVPLLAGTLRSLSF, from the coding sequence ATGAGCGCTGCGGCCGTCGCGTTGCTGGTGGGTTGCATCGTTGCGCTGGTGCTCCGTGGTGTGGTGCCCGCTCGGCGACCGGCACGGGTTCGGGAGCTACGACCCCGGTGGGCTCGGCGAGAGAGGAGGGCGGTGGCGAGCGCAGCCGGGTGGTGGGCGAGCGCAACCACCTCTCTGGGTGCGACGCTGAGGCGACTGGCGGGCCGACGGGACGACGAGGTTGCTGCCCGTCGCCTCGGCGCCGCGGTGCTGGCCGGCGGAGTCGCTGCCTTCGTCCATCCGTTGGCAGGGCTCATCGCCGGATCCGCGGCCTGGGCGGTTCCGCTGTTGCGTGCGCGCTACGAGCAGCGGCGGCGCGAGCGTGAGGTCGTCGACGGGCTCCCCGACGTGGTCGACCTGTTCCGGCTCGCTGCCGGTGCCGGGCTGACGGTGGGCCATGCCGTGAGTGCGGTGAGCGACCGTGTCGACGGCCTGTACCGGACCGCGCTCGCGGAGGTCGTGCGCCTGATGCGACTCGGCGTCCCGCTGGCTGATGCGCTGGATGTGCTCCGGATGCTCGGTGATCCCGTGCTGCCCTTGCACCTCGCGCTGGTGTCGTCCGTGCGGGACGGTTCCCGTCTGGCAGAGCCGCTGAGAGGGGTCGCCGCGGAAGCGCGCGACATCCGTCGCCGGGCTGCCCAGGAGCGCGCCCGCCGCCTGCCCGTCCAGCTCCTCTTCCCCCTGGTGCTGTGCATCCTCCCTGCGTTCGGGCTCCTCACCGTGGTGCCCCTGTTGGCGGGGACCCTGCGCTCGCTGTCGTTCTGA
- a CDS encoding STAS domain-containing protein codes for MLFDVGVSHREGWVVIAVTGELDVATAPRLRQEAIRVVAEGNHRLVIDLGGVDFLDSTGLGVIIGILKRVRSHDGELAVVGLTPKVRKVFEVTRVLEILPTFDTVEEALAGADRG; via the coding sequence GTGCTGTTCGATGTCGGGGTCTCCCACAGGGAGGGTTGGGTCGTGATCGCGGTCACGGGCGAGCTCGATGTCGCCACCGCGCCTCGGCTTCGCCAGGAGGCCATCCGCGTCGTGGCCGAGGGGAACCACCGGTTGGTGATCGATCTGGGTGGCGTCGACTTCCTGGACTCCACGGGCCTAGGGGTGATCATCGGGATCCTCAAGCGGGTCCGAAGCCACGACGGCGAGCTGGCAGTGGTCGGCCTGACGCCGAAGGTTCGCAAGGTCTTCGAGGTCACCCGGGTCCTCGAGATCCTGCCGACCTTCGACACGGTCGAGGAAGCGTTGGCGGGGGCCGATCGTGGCTGA
- a CDS encoding TadE/TadG family type IV pilus assembly protein, which translates to MSHPRRGELGQATVELALLLPLVAVLALAVAQVVVVGYRQVLVVHAAREGARSAAVTDVDRLAAARRGAERAGGLDPSRLDVDIRVVGDRVDVEVRFHEPTDVPVVGRLVPDLQLAATTAMRIEGSP; encoded by the coding sequence GTGAGCCACCCGAGGAGGGGGGAGCTGGGCCAGGCGACGGTCGAGCTGGCGCTGCTCCTCCCCCTCGTCGCGGTGTTGGCGCTCGCGGTGGCACAGGTCGTGGTGGTGGGGTACCGGCAGGTGCTGGTCGTCCACGCGGCTCGTGAGGGGGCCCGCAGCGCCGCGGTCACCGATGTCGACCGGCTGGCGGCCGCCCGCCGGGGTGCCGAGCGGGCCGGTGGGCTCGACCCGAGCCGGCTCGACGTCGACATCCGGGTGGTCGGCGACCGGGTCGACGTCGAGGTGCGGTTCCATGAGCCCACCGATGTGCCGGTGGTCGGCCGGCTGGTCCCTGACCTGCAGCTCGCCGCGACCACGGCGATGCGCATCGAAGGGTCGCCGTGA
- the nhaA gene encoding Na+/H+ antiporter NhaA encodes MDQSTTEHHRWSLTWLGSDRLLARRVAQPVARFLRIEAASGVLLLLGTIVALIWFNVTSHGYESFWSTEAGVSLGGFHLELTLHEWVNDGLMALFFFVVGLEIKREMVTGELREPKAAALPIIAALGGMLAPAIIYSAVNVGGVGSKGWAIPMATDIAFAVGVVSLLGSKVPVQLKLFLLTLAVADDLGGIAVIATFYASGISFAWLAAALGSLAAMYLIRRARVWFYPVYVVLGVLAWYFMFRSGVHATIAGVIAGFLTPTSPLHPEIDPEAVADRLEGREELSAANVRDAAFLIKEAVPVDLRLTNLLLPWTSYVVIPIFALANAAIPLNGTALSDAVSSRITLGVFLGLLVGKTVGVSGAALAAIKLKVATRPRGVTNLHLLGAAVAAGIGFTVAIFVSGLAFDDLVLQEDAKVGIFAASLSAAAISLLVLSAAARRATPAERALEEAAEAELFRTEPSLDASLP; translated from the coding sequence ATGGATCAATCGACGACTGAACATCATCGCTGGAGTCTGACCTGGCTCGGGAGTGACCGCCTGCTGGCCAGGCGGGTCGCGCAACCCGTGGCCCGGTTCCTACGCATCGAAGCGGCGAGCGGCGTCCTGCTGCTGCTCGGCACCATCGTCGCGCTCATCTGGTTCAACGTGACCTCTCACGGCTACGAGTCCTTCTGGTCGACGGAGGCCGGCGTGTCGCTCGGCGGGTTCCACCTCGAGCTCACCTTGCATGAGTGGGTCAACGACGGCCTGATGGCGCTGTTCTTCTTCGTCGTCGGCCTGGAGATCAAGCGGGAGATGGTGACCGGCGAGCTGCGCGAACCGAAGGCCGCCGCGCTGCCGATCATCGCCGCCCTCGGCGGGATGCTGGCTCCGGCCATCATCTACAGCGCGGTGAACGTGGGTGGTGTGGGATCGAAGGGCTGGGCGATCCCCATGGCCACCGACATCGCCTTCGCGGTCGGGGTGGTCAGCCTCCTCGGATCGAAGGTGCCGGTCCAGCTCAAGCTGTTCCTCCTGACCCTGGCCGTGGCCGACGACCTGGGAGGGATCGCGGTCATCGCCACCTTCTACGCCTCCGGGATCTCGTTCGCGTGGCTCGCCGCGGCCCTCGGTTCACTGGCGGCCATGTACCTCATCCGGCGGGCGCGGGTCTGGTTCTACCCCGTCTACGTGGTGCTCGGAGTGTTGGCCTGGTACTTCATGTTCCGCTCAGGGGTACACGCCACGATCGCCGGGGTGATCGCAGGGTTCCTCACCCCCACGTCGCCGTTGCATCCCGAGATCGACCCGGAGGCGGTGGCCGACCGGCTCGAAGGCCGGGAGGAGTTGTCGGCCGCGAACGTGCGCGACGCGGCCTTCCTCATCAAGGAAGCGGTGCCGGTCGATCTGCGGCTGACCAACCTGTTGTTGCCGTGGACCAGCTACGTGGTCATCCCCATCTTCGCTCTGGCGAACGCGGCCATCCCGCTCAACGGAACCGCGCTGAGCGACGCCGTCTCCTCACGGATCACTCTCGGCGTGTTCCTCGGTTTGCTGGTCGGCAAGACGGTCGGCGTCAGTGGTGCTGCGCTGGCAGCGATCAAGCTGAAGGTGGCCACCCGCCCTCGCGGGGTGACGAACCTGCACCTGCTCGGCGCGGCGGTCGCGGCAGGCATCGGGTTCACGGTGGCCATCTTCGTGTCGGGCCTCGCGTTCGACGATCTCGTGTTGCAGGAGGATGCCAAGGTCGGCATCTTCGCGGCGTCGCTCTCCGCTGCCGCGATCAGCCTGCTCGTGCTGTCCGCCGCGGCCCGGCGGGCGACACCCGCGGAGCGGGCGCTGGAGGAGGCCGCCGAAGCCGAGTTGTTCCGAACGGAGCCCTCGCTCGACGCCTCCCTACCGTGA
- a CDS encoding type II secretion system F family protein, which produces MSAAVVAGVLAAGSVVLPVVTIEGAVRGIARARALGRLDEAGLRGRPSGGLVAWWGMLVASLVSRAGRRRRLTAADRALPDWIEAAARAVRSGASLGQGLGLAARAVRDTPLGSDAAVLARDLSEGRTVAESIDRLRGDSPSEARQLACRALSLVAELGGPPGMLLDGISATLRDRLAASREARALASQARASAVVMAVAPAAFAAVGAATDGRVAAFLVGSPLGLLCLVSGLTLEAAGGWWMARLVRSASA; this is translated from the coding sequence GTGAGCGCCGCGGTGGTGGCGGGGGTGCTCGCTGCCGGTTCGGTGGTGCTGCCCGTGGTCACGATCGAGGGGGCCGTTCGGGGCATCGCTCGGGCGCGAGCGTTGGGGCGGCTCGACGAGGCAGGGCTCCGGGGTCGCCCCTCCGGCGGGCTCGTCGCCTGGTGGGGAATGCTCGTTGCGTCACTCGTCTCGCGGGCGGGCCGGCGGCGCCGGCTCACCGCAGCTGACCGGGCGCTCCCCGACTGGATCGAGGCCGCGGCTCGCGCCGTTCGCTCGGGCGCCTCGCTCGGCCAGGGGCTGGGCCTCGCCGCTCGAGCCGTTCGGGACACACCCCTCGGTTCGGACGCGGCCGTCCTCGCCCGTGACCTCTCGGAAGGGCGAACCGTGGCGGAGTCGATCGATCGTCTCCGCGGTGATTCCCCGAGCGAGGCCCGGCAGCTGGCCTGCCGCGCGCTGTCCCTCGTCGCTGAGCTCGGTGGACCGCCGGGCATGCTGCTCGACGGCATCAGCGCGACGCTCCGTGACCGCCTCGCGGCCAGTCGCGAGGCACGAGCGCTCGCCTCCCAGGCGAGGGCGTCGGCGGTGGTGATGGCCGTCGCTCCCGCGGCGTTCGCCGCGGTGGGAGCAGCGACCGACGGGCGTGTCGCCGCCTTCCTCGTCGGATCACCCCTCGGGTTGCTGTGCCTGGTGAGCGGACTGACCCTCGAGGCCGCGGGCGGGTGGTGGATGGCTCGGCTCGTCCGGAGCGCGTCAGCATGA
- a CDS encoding ATP-binding protein: protein MAEVELVIPARAAYLALARQVVAAAASVEPTFRDERIDDLRLAVSEATTNAIEAHADLSRDEQIRIRCNLADDRIEVEVLDRGPGFDPEAVEQAPDPEHPERLEWERGLGLPLMSELADETEIRSSEGGTAVRLVVYKPRWGHQPGA, encoded by the coding sequence GTGGCTGAGGTCGAGCTGGTGATCCCGGCCCGCGCCGCGTACCTGGCCCTCGCTCGGCAAGTGGTGGCGGCCGCAGCGTCCGTCGAGCCCACCTTCCGTGACGAGCGCATCGATGACCTGCGACTGGCCGTGTCCGAAGCGACCACGAACGCGATCGAAGCCCATGCCGATCTCTCCCGGGACGAGCAGATCCGCATCCGCTGCAACCTCGCCGACGATCGCATCGAGGTGGAGGTGCTCGACCGTGGCCCCGGCTTCGACCCCGAAGCCGTGGAGCAGGCCCCCGATCCCGAGCACCCGGAGCGGCTCGAATGGGAGCGCGGCCTCGGCCTTCCGCTCATGAGCGAGCTGGCCGACGAGACCGAGATACGTTCATCGGAGGGCGGCACTGCGGTACGGCTCGTCGTCTACAAGCCGCGCTGGGGCCACCAACCCGGCGCCTGA
- a CDS encoding DUF4244 domain-containing protein, whose translation MLQLFVRFQVMLVGPRRSDEGQTTAEYALVLLGAAAVALLLVGWATKTNRVGKLLDFVLDQIVGRVT comes from the coding sequence ATGCTCCAGTTGTTCGTTCGGTTCCAGGTGATGCTCGTCGGTCCGCGACGGAGCGACGAAGGTCAGACCACCGCCGAGTACGCCCTCGTGTTGCTCGGGGCGGCAGCGGTTGCCTTGCTGCTGGTCGGGTGGGCCACCAAGACCAACCGCGTCGGCAAGCTGCTCGACTTCGTGCTCGACCAGATCGTGGGGCGCGTCACGTGA